Genomic window (Acomys russatus chromosome 2, mAcoRus1.1, whole genome shotgun sequence):
TTAACAGGCACCTGTGGGACAGGCCTAGGCCCCCAGGACAGGGGAACTTTACTTGATTCTTCTGTTAGTGTCATTCCGTACCAGGCCCTGAGGGCACTCAGCAGCTGTTTCCTTCCCCAGGACTATGAGGCAGGTGGAGGTCTGTTTATGTCAGAAGGGACTGCCTATGTAAATGTGGGGTACCATGAGCTTGCTGCAGGAGAATTTGCTTTTTCTGATACAGATACTGCGTGGAAGATGGTGATGGGTTTGGTTCTCAGACTGAGCCTTGGTGATGGGTTTGGTGTTCAGACTGAGCCTTGGTGATGAGTTTAGTACTCAGGCTGAGCTTTGGTGATGGGTTTGCTTCTCAGGTTAAGATCAGAAGCAGATCTGCAGAGAATGAAACCAGATTTAGGCcatggccctggccctggcctaGCCTCTGAACTGTACACAGTAGCTGTGGGCTGTCATTGAGGCACACTGTTTAGTATCCTCTGagccctgtctctctttctgcttgggaagagcctggagaggCTGAAGCTCAGCACCGTAGTTTCGGCATACTGGAGCAGGAAGGGCTTGGTATCATAGAAGCAAACTTTGATCCTgggtgtttggtgttttttgCTTCTATAGTTCTGTAGGGAAGACATGCTTTGAGTTCAGAATTTCCTTCTAGATCCATCATTAACACCGCACCTGTCATCACCATGCTCTAGTCCTATACAGTTCTTTCTCTGTCCTGTTTTCTCCTGGTTTGTGACTCGTGCGTAGTGGTCATTCCATTTCTAAAGTGGGCACTTGGTGGCCTAGTGACTGGCTCTACCTTGCTCTGTTAAATAATTTTAGGAAAACCTCTGCCCCTCTCTGAACTTAGCCTTTCTGTctaagccagtggctctcaaccttcctagtgctgcagtCCTAGCTGTGGGCATCCTGCCAGGAGACGAATCGAGGGGTAGTGTCTCAGTTACAAAGAGCACTGGAAAGacgtgttttccaatggtcttatgCACCCCCTGTGAAAGGCTCTTTTGACTCCAAGGGGGtcgtgactcacaggttgagacccactggtctAAGCTGCTGGAGGTTTAGGATGACTGATGCTTTAGGTTCTGAGGGGTCCCTGAATGGCCACCTCCTGGCTGGTTCCAGGATTCTCCAGGACAGGAAGCTCTGTGGAGTCTCTGCCTGTCTTTGGCCTGGGGTATCCTCCCTGACCGGAGGCCTGGTCATCTCATAGTCCTCTGAGGCTTCCATTTGCTCTACCTGGTGGGACATTTGCATTTTCATGCACCTACACAGGTCTCATCCAGTTTGCTTTTATATCTACTCTGATGCTCCCAGGTGTCAGTGTGAACTCTGACCTGCGTGTGTAGCACCCTGAAGCTGTCTGAAACCACAGATGGCTCACTTCACTCCCAattgagagagagcgagagagcgtgagagccagagagtgagtgagtgagagagaaagagagagagagagagagagagagagagagagagagagagagagagagagagagagggcctaGCTGGAGTTTCACTGTGCTCATCACATGGCCTTTTTGCCTCTGGGAAAATGGACAGTAGTGGTTAGGTCATTGCTGTGGAGCCTTGGTTTCCTTGTCCATCAAATGGCTATCATGATCTCTACAGCAAGCGGTCAGAACTCATCTGCTGAGTACCTTCAGTTCAGGGCTCTGCACCAGTGCGCTCAGAACATCCACTCCCATGTGTTAAAGCTCCCTGGGGTATGTACGTGTGTGGCTTCCTGTTTCATTAGTTTTGTGTCAATATGGCTGTTTGAAGAATGAAATCTGGGCTCTAAGTAGGACTAGCTGCTGCATTCCAAGGCCTTGAGTACAACCCAACCTCACCCAGGCCTGAGGCCTGCTTCCTCCTGCATGTGCCTGCAGCACTGGGGACAGTCAGACACGCCATTTCCTATGTTCTCTGGACATTACTTCCTCTGAGACAGCAACATCTTACACTCCTATTAGGGGCTAGTGTTTTTCTTTGCAAATGCAATCTACCGTCAGAACCAAGTAGGAGCCCCTAGGGCTCCTTCCATTGGGTATAAGGGAGGAAGTAAtgcctttcttgcttttttttttaactcattcataattttttttttttttaatctgaggtTCTTCCACACTAGGTAGATAACCCTTCAGGGAGGTTCCATGTGCTTGTGACATCTGGTCATTCCAGGTGTTGGGCAACGTTTGAAAGCTCTGGTTTTCATCCAATTGAGTGGTTTCAAATATATACTTAGCATTTAGAGCAAATTCTTGTTGGAATGATTCACTTGGATTCTTGTTTTAATTGCTGGTTCTGGTGAAGTGACCCTCTGATGAGATTCAAGATTGGTCCACATGTTGACAGTTCTCGCGTGGTGGCTTGGGTCCGCTTCTGGTTCATGAAGGCAGAGACTACCTGGTGTCCCCTTTTCACACACAGGCAGGTGAGGGCAGTGATGCTTTTAATGCAGAGAGGGGGACGTCTGGCCTGGCGAGGTCCGTACAGACCAGCATAGCTCGGGACGAGGCTCTTTCCCCTCTGGTAGCCAGTGTGCTGGACATAGAGTAGAAGTAGCAAGCCAGAAGATTtcacagcccagcccagggagTCTCGCGTCTGGTTCTCAGACTGAGTATGGGGTTCTGGCTTTGGTATCAGCCTCTGTAGTGCTGACATCTCTAAGGCTCCTtctttgagcatcctttcttcctttctgtgctgCAGATgtttgagacagaggcagatgagaAGAAGGAGATGCCCCTGGACGAGGGGAAGGGGCCAGGTGCTGAGGAACCCACACCCAGCAAAGACCCCTCTCCTGGCCAGGAGTTTCCTGCAGGACAAAACCTCCCACCCAGGAAGGACCCCTCTCCCGGCCAGGAGCTTCCTCCAGGACAAGACCTCCCACCCAGGAAGGACCCATCTCCCACCCAGGAGCTTCCTCCAGGACAAGACCTCCCACCCAGGAAGGACCCATCTCCCACCCAGGAGCTTCCTCCAGGACAAGACCTCCCACCCAGGAAGGACCCCTCTCCTACCCAGGAGTTCCCAGCAGGAGAAGACCTCCCACCCAGGAAggacccctctcccacccaggaGCTTCCTCCAGGGCAAGACCTCCCACCCAGGAAggacccctctcccacccaggaGTTTCCAGCAGGACAAGACCTCCCACCCAGGAAGGATTCGGGGCAAGAAACTGCTCTTGGCTCAGAGTCACTATCCAGTGAAGACGCAGCATCCTGCCAAGAGCCCCCTCAAAGCCCAGAAACCTCAACAGGCAAGGACTCCCCACCAGGCCAGGAACCCCCTCCAACCACAGAACTCCCGTCTTGCCAGGACCTTCCTGCTGGTCAAGAAGCCACTCCTAGGCAGGACCCTCTGCCCAGTCAAGAGCTCCCTGTCACCCCAGAACCATCTGCCGCTGTCCAGAACCTTCCACTGTCTCAGGAGTCACCTCCCAGCCAGGGCTCCCCACTGGAAAAGGCCAGTGCTGAGCAGAGCACCAGCTCTGGGGAGCTACCAGCAGCCACTGTAGCTGTCCCTCCAGCCTCCAGACCTAACTTCGTGATCCCTGAGGTCCGGCTAGATAGTGCCTACAGTCAGCAGGATGGGGCCCATGGGGGCAGCTCTTGTGAGGATGAGGATGCAGAAgatggagaggagggggaagagggggaggaagacgAGGAGGACGACACCAGCGATGACAACTATGCGGAACGCAGTGAGGCCAAGCGCAGCAGCCTGATCGAGACTGGCCAAGGCGCTGAGGGCGGCCTCTCGTTGCGTGTGCAGAACTCGCTGCGGCGCCGGACGCACAGCGAGGGCAGCCTGCTGCAGGAGGCCCGTGGACCCTGCTTCTCCTCTGACACCACCTTACACTGCTCTGATGGCGAGGGCACCACATCGTCCTGGGCCATCCCTTCACCCCGCACCCTCAAAAAGGAACTGGGTCGTAATGGAGGCTCCATGCATCACCTGTCTTTGTTCTTCACTGGACACAGGAAGGTGAGGAGAGGGCCCAGGGTGGGGGGAGTTGGAGGGCGTGCACATGAAGGGCAGTTCTAGCGCTTTGGAAAGGAGCCGCCATTCTGTTCCACTCCTGCTCCTTGAGAGCCTTCCCAGTGAACCTTCTGCTCATTTTATGGAAGACAAAACTAAGGCCTCAAGGTACCAAGGAGGAGAATCCATACATTCATATATTGTGTTGTCTCTCCTAGCTCCATCATCCTATGGTCTTTGCTGAAGACAGAGAAGGTGTGGTTTAGCCCAGAATATTGTACATTTGGAGACAgtagcttgggggtggggggagtggggggtggggagtaaaGCACTTGTCTTGCAAATGTAaagacccgagtttgattccccagaacccacataaagctagATAAGGTAATACACCCCTATAATCCCAATCTAAggcaaggcagaaggcagaggtgtgAGAATCGCTGGACACTCACAGGTAcgagcagcagtagcagcagcagcaaacgatgaaagagaccctgtctcaaacaaagtagGTGAGGCCTGATACCCAGGCTTATCCTCTAATCATACACGTATCCCCTCCcagcgtgtgtgcgcgcgtgcacacacacacacacacacacacacagacatatacatgcacacacacaggcacacattatTACAATTTAGATCTGGTCCATGTTATGATATATAAATTACATGCTGTGTGACAGGTGTGGCACAAGAAAGATTATTATTGTGAGAAGGGCAGGGAGAGAAGGCGAGAAGGTATAGCCAGAGTGAgtcatgacagagacagttagagggatagacagagagagtattagggaggagagacagagagagatatgaggTGGCTTATTAttgtctggcacacacctggtggctgcaagtgatgatgtcagaggtttctaggcaacctagaggcaggctagtggatACCTCATGAACTAACAGTCCAGGCCTGGCCAGACTAGACATCTATTAGCTAAC
Coding sequences:
- the LOC127203986 gene encoding regulator of G-protein signaling 3-like isoform X1, with the translated sequence MFETEADEKKEMPLDEGKGPGAEEPTPSKDPSPGQEFPAGQNLPPRKDPSPGQELPPGQDLPPRKDPSPTQELPPGQDLPPRKDPSPTQELPPGQDLPPRKDPSPTQEFPAGEDLPPRKDPSPTQELPPGQDLPPRKDPSPTQEFPAGQDLPPRKDSGQETALGSESLSSEDAASCQEPPQSPETSTGKDSPPGQEPPPTTELPSCQDLPAGQEATPRQDPLPSQELPVTPEPSAAVQNLPLSQESPPSQGSPLEKASAEQSTSSGELPAATVAVPPASRPNFVIPEVRLDSAYSQQDGAHGGSSCEDEDAEDGEEGEEGEEDEEDDTSDDNYAERSEAKRSSLIETGQGAEGGLSLRVQNSLRRRTHSEGSLLQEARGPCFSSDTTLHCSDGEGTTSSWAIPSPRTLKKELGRNGGSMHHLSLFFTGHRKMSGPDLGDDDEASRKRKSKNIAKDMKNKLAIFRRRNESPGAQPASKTDKTTKSFKPTSEEALKWSESLEKLLLHKYGLEVFQAFLRTEFSEENLEFWLACEDFKKVKSQSKMAAKAKKIFAEFIAIQACKEVNLDSYTREHTKENLQSITRGCFDLAQKRIFGLMEKDSYPRFLRSDLYLDLINQKKMSPPL